A genomic window from Plasmodium malariae genome assembly, chromosome: 10 includes:
- the PmUG01_10019500 gene encoding zinc finger protein, putative — MCPWFFSGRCDRGVDCLFAHSQEELNPIPDLSFTSLCPLAKKAGSCKNENCSYAHSVCELRPTGDLYKTAPCTKFLRGKCNAEAHCRHAHYIQELRPLPGNLSPSQNAINLMLAAPMSNALQKVEKKKNNNNNNNNNNNNNNNNNNNNNNYNNNNNNINNSNNNNNSNNNNNNNSNNNNSNNNNNNNSSNNNSSNNNSSSNSSGSKRNVNSNSSSSSNSVNSSNNMNNNINNNSNSRSNRSNNNGNINNSNNHFVEESKKSNNMLKQSNNNMMCNFPLHNSTNNRFRKNLSKNASADNSISGNVSRNVSRNVSGNMNGQMNGQMNGQLNGQLNGQLNGQMDGQMNGQMNGQMNDLVGGHVSGSMNGIVVGNVNGNMQDSVNSNSCVTNSMNIINNNYQKSSSYPNNLYALLKSKESNEECNNNSTTTLNSVNFKNYILNNNNNEFENSNDMLSTFNIRNLQNMYTKSHEVNSGTYKSLNELITQDVNINCAMNGNVNCSLNGIITNNMNNCIANSMVKNRNNNDICIGSGLGCNSGNGSGKHYNLSKSKKKEALNNHYCSYSTKEESNLLPVIRLSSNSSKEYVSNNEGSNNILVNTIDHMELTAQDSALKVIEDDNEKLNTTDINNFLKLLHISNTNGYNDQHFLFNDEYTNTTSNCGHNNSLLTNHANNRAMSNSYSNSNSNSNNNSNNNSDHMLYEPYKTLPLTRNNLKHQPSMMEDQSYMRQEHFYVRNNGHSNMNNNVNNSMNNSMNNSMNNSMNNSMNNSMNNSMNSSMNSSMNSSMNNSMSNSNSNMELINSGQINNTRKYNNDPDDNVKNIYKLSNNPLISCSNFWNYPEDELATTASKIVQNVEIFDY, encoded by the coding sequence ATGTGTCCATGGTTTTTTTCAGGGAGGTGTGATAGAGGAGTAGATTGCTTATTTGCTCATTCACAAGAAGAACTAAATCCAATACCAGACTTATCATTTACTAGTTTATGCCCTTTAGCAAAAAAAGCAGGATcatgtaaaaatgaaaattgtaGTTATGCCCATTCTGTTTGTGAATTAAGACCAACAGGAGATTTATACAAAACTGCTCCTTGTACCAAATTTTTGAGGGGGAAATGTAATGCCGAAGCACATTGTAGACATGCACATTATATTCAAGAGTTAAGACCATTACCTGGTAATTTATCTCCTTCCCAAAATGCTATTAATCTTATGTTAGCGGCCCCTATGTCGAACGCTTTACAGAaggttgaaaaaaaaaaaaataataataataacaacaataataataacaacaataataataacaacaataataataataataattataataataataataataatattaataatagtaataataataataatagtaataataataataataataatagtaataataataatagtaataataataataataataatagtagtaataataatagtagtaataataatagtagcagCAATAGTAGTGGAAGTAAAAGAAACGTTAATAGCaatagcagtagtagcagcAACAGTGTCAACAGTAGCAACAATatgaacaataatataaacaataataGCAACAGCAGAAGCAACAGAAGCAACAACAATGGCAACatcaataatagtaataatcaTTTTGTAGAGGAGAGTAAGAAGAGTAACAACATGTTGAAGCAATCCAACAATAACATGATGTGCAATTTTCCCCTACACAATAGCACAAACAATAGATTTAGAAAAAACTTGAGCAAAAACGCCAGTGCAGATAATAGTATCAGCGGAAATGTTAGCAGGAATGTTAGTAGGAATGTTAGCGGTAATATGAATGGACAGATGAATGGACAGATGAATGGACAGTTGAATGGACAGTTGAATGGACAACTGAATGGACAGATGGACGGCCAGATGAATGGACAGATGAATGGACAGATGAACGACCTTGTTGGAGGTCATGTGAGCGGCAGTATGAATGGTATTGTTGTTGGAAATGTTAATGGCAACATGCAAGATAGTGTAAACAGTAATAGTTGTGTAACTAATAGtatgaatattattaacaataattaCCAGAAGAGCTCGTCATACCCGAACAATTTATATGCTTTATTAAAGAGTAAAGAGAGCAACGAagaatgtaataataatagtactACTACTCTTAATAGTGTGAACtttaagaattatattttgaacaataataataatgagtTTGAAAATAGCAATGATATGTTGAGCACatttaatataagaaatCTACAGAATATGTACACGAAATCGCATGAAGTTAACAGCGGAACGTACAAGTCTCTTAACGAGTTGATCACACAGGATGTAAATATTAACTGTGCCATGAATGGAAATGTAAATTGCAGTTTGAATGGAATTATTACTAATAACATGAACAATTGTATAGCGAACAGTATGGTGAAAAATaggaataataatgatatttgTATTGGAAGTGGCCTTGGCTGTAATAGTGGAAATGGCAGTGGCAAGCACTACAATTTAAGCAAGTCAAAGAAGAAAGAGGCATTGAATAATCATTATTGTTCTTACTCAACGAAAGAAGAATCGAATTTATTACCAGTAATCAGGTTATCGAGTAATTCATCAAAAGAATATGTATCAAATAATGAAGggagtaataatattttagttaATACAATAGACCATATGGAGCTTACTGCGCAAGATAGTGCTTTAAAAGTAATTGAAgatgataatgaaaaattgaatacaactgatattaataatttcttgaaattattacatatatcaaACACAAATGGTTATAATGATCaacactttttatttaatgatgaatatacaaatacGACATCAAATTGTGGACATAACAATAGCCTTTTAACTAATCATGCAAATAACCGTGCTATGAGTAATAGTTATAGcaacagtaacagtaacagtaacaataacagtaacaataatagtgACCATATGTTGTATGAACCGTACAAGACTCTACCCCTGACCAGAAACAACTTAAAACACCAGCCAAGTATGATGGAAGACCAATCGTATATGCGACAGGAACATTTCTATGTGCGTAATAATGGGCATAGTAATATGAATAACAATGTGAACAATAGTATGAACAATAGTATGAACAATAGTATGAACAATAGTATGAACAATAGTATGAACAATAGTATGAACAATAGTATGAACAGTAGTATGAACAGTAGTATGAACAGTAGTATGAATAATAGTATGagtaatagtaacagtaatatGGAACTCATAAATAGTGGtcaaattaataatacaagGAAGTATAACAACGACCCAGATGACaacgtaaaaaatatttataaacttAGCAATAACCCATTAATTAGTTGTTCAAATTTCTGGAATTATCCAGAAGATGAGCTAGCTACCACAGCATCAAAAATTGTACAAAATGTTGAAATATTTGACTATTAG